A window of Hymenobacter aerilatus contains these coding sequences:
- a CDS encoding MFS transporter, whose protein sequence is MSVAPPTRVYTAGFWLMCLSSFLFFASFNMLLPELPDYLTSLGGAEYKGYIIAMFTVTAGLSRPFSGKLADTVGRIPVMVFGSLVCFLCGFFYPWTATVGGFLLLRLLHGFSTGFKPTGTAAFIGDIIPFERRGEAMGLLGVASSMGMAAGPALGGLLAEHFSLNVLFYCSSGTALLSLIVQGTMTETLPPAQRQKFSLKLLRLRWDEVLEPRVFQPALATLLCMFPYGAVLTVIPDQSTYLNIGNKGLFFTFYTVASLAVRLVAGRTSDRYGRVPVLRWSTALLLVALVALALARSAPFLLAAAVLYGFATGLNSPTLYAWTIDLSPAERRGRGVATMYIALEAGIGLGALLAGWIFANSPARLPYVHGLSAAVTLAALVYLWIGVRNQSIAQAE, encoded by the coding sequence ATGTCTGTTGCTCCTCCCACCCGCGTGTACACAGCCGGTTTCTGGCTGATGTGCTTGTCGTCGTTTCTGTTTTTTGCCAGCTTCAACATGCTGCTGCCCGAGCTACCCGACTACCTCACCAGCCTGGGCGGCGCCGAGTATAAGGGCTATATCATTGCCATGTTCACCGTCACGGCGGGGTTGTCGCGGCCGTTTTCGGGCAAGCTAGCCGATACGGTAGGGCGCATTCCGGTGATGGTGTTTGGCTCGCTGGTGTGCTTTCTATGCGGCTTTTTCTACCCCTGGACGGCCACAGTGGGTGGGTTCTTGCTGCTACGCCTGTTGCACGGGTTTAGCACAGGCTTTAAGCCTACGGGTACGGCAGCGTTTATTGGTGACATTATTCCGTTTGAGCGCCGGGGCGAAGCCATGGGTTTGCTGGGCGTGGCCAGCTCGATGGGCATGGCCGCCGGGCCCGCACTAGGCGGCTTGCTGGCCGAGCATTTCTCGCTGAACGTACTGTTTTACTGCTCTTCCGGAACGGCCCTGCTCTCGCTCATCGTGCAGGGCACCATGACCGAAACCCTACCCCCGGCGCAGCGCCAGAAGTTCAGCCTGAAGCTGTTGCGCTTGCGCTGGGACGAGGTACTGGAGCCCCGTGTCTTTCAGCCGGCGCTGGCTACCCTGCTGTGCATGTTTCCCTACGGAGCCGTGCTTACCGTCATCCCTGATCAGAGCACGTATCTGAATATTGGCAACAAAGGCTTGTTTTTCACCTTCTACACCGTGGCCTCGCTGGCCGTACGGCTGGTAGCTGGCCGCACCTCCGACCGCTACGGTCGGGTGCCGGTGCTGCGCTGGTCTACTGCCTTGTTGCTGGTGGCGCTGGTAGCGCTGGCTCTGGCGCGCTCGGCCCCGTTTCTGCTGGCGGCGGCCGTGCTGTATGGTTTCGCTACGGGCCTCAACTCCCCTACCCTCTACGCCTGGACCATTGACCTGAGCCCCGCCGAACGGCGCGGCCGGGGCGTGGCTACCATGTACATTGCCCTGGAAGCTGGTATTGGTCTGGGCGCCTTGCTGGCCGGTTGGATTTTTGCCAACTCACCCGCCCGCCTACCCTACGTGCATGGTCTGAGCGCCGCCGTTACGCTGGCGGCTCTGGTGTACCTGTGGATAGGCGTGCGCAACCAATCTATTGCACAAGCCGAATAG
- a CDS encoding glycoside hydrolase family 43 protein: MNWNRVLLGTVALLSLLGLVAAQLNGAFPNEKKMGAYLFVFFTDPTHSLFMATSRDGYTFTAVNNGQPVIAGDTIAEQRGIRDPHIYRGPDGAFYMAMTDLHLFAKQKGYRATTWERDEKAYGWGNNRGLVLLRSTDLLHWTHHVVRLDEAFPELKDVGCAWAPETVYDAAAGKMMLYFTMRLGNGRTKLYYAYTDAAFTRLTSSPKILFEYPNPEIQVLDADITQLPDGRFCLMYVAQEKPGGIKMALSDSIHSGYRYNPAWVDAEPGACEAPNVWKRIGEKKWVLMYDVFSIQPHNFGFCQTTDFATFNDIGHFNTGVMKATNFTSPKHGTIIHLTAKEADRLERYWKKK, from the coding sequence ATGAATTGGAATAGGGTATTACTAGGAACTGTGGCGTTGCTGAGTTTGCTTGGGCTGGTGGCAGCACAACTCAACGGCGCGTTTCCCAACGAGAAGAAGATGGGAGCCTACCTGTTCGTGTTCTTCACCGACCCCACGCACAGCCTGTTTATGGCCACCAGCCGCGACGGCTACACGTTCACGGCCGTCAACAACGGGCAGCCTGTTATAGCCGGCGACACCATTGCCGAGCAGCGCGGCATCCGCGACCCGCATATTTACCGGGGCCCCGATGGTGCCTTTTATATGGCCATGACTGACTTGCATCTGTTTGCCAAGCAAAAGGGATACCGCGCTACCACCTGGGAGCGGGACGAAAAGGCGTATGGATGGGGCAACAATCGGGGGCTGGTGCTGCTCCGTTCCACCGACCTCCTCCACTGGACGCACCACGTCGTGCGCCTCGACGAGGCTTTTCCGGAACTGAAGGATGTCGGCTGCGCCTGGGCACCCGAAACGGTGTACGATGCTGCCGCTGGCAAAATGATGCTGTACTTCACCATGCGCCTGGGCAACGGCCGCACCAAGCTCTACTACGCCTATACTGATGCGGCCTTTACCCGGCTCACGTCGTCGCCCAAAATTCTGTTTGAATACCCAAACCCCGAAATACAGGTATTGGACGCCGATATCACGCAATTGCCCGACGGGCGCTTCTGCCTGATGTACGTGGCCCAGGAGAAACCCGGCGGCATCAAAATGGCGCTGTCCGACAGCATCCACAGCGGCTACCGCTACAACCCGGCGTGGGTAGACGCCGAGCCAGGCGCCTGCGAAGCGCCCAATGTATGGAAGCGCATCGGCGAGAAAAAATGGGTGCTGATGTACGACGTGTTCAGCATTCAGCCGCACAATTTCGGCTTCTGCCAAACCACCGATTTCGCCACGTTCAACGACATAGGGCACTTCAACACGGGTGTGATGAAGGCCACCAACTTCACGTCGCCGAAGCACGGCACGATTATCCACCTCACGGCCAAAGAAGCCGACCGGCTGGAGCGCTACTGGAAGAAAAAATGA
- a CDS encoding DUF3857 domain-containing protein, translating into MRHIILGSSLLLGLLYGYSPAMAQKATAPKPPISFGDISAVDFAPNPTPLAADSAAEAEVLCDYGQSRIVGATEKFQVVFDRTTRIHILRKAGYDWATVRVPLYVDNEQREKLSNLKGFTYNLVGGKVEKTKLDPSSGVFSEKIDKNHVLYSFTLPNVKEGSVVEFTYTITSDFLFNLQDWQFQHRIPTRWSEYRVALPSFFRYKEITHGYLPFAAHDQAWVPYSTGYHQNQQTGYGSVNTGPTQTTSISTQALAERWVLQNAPAFREEPFMAAAQDYMRSVHFELAGSDFTGHDFRDLSNTWEKIGAALLSDERFGVVLNQNSPLATEAKALRARYPDARARAEAVLRLVQQHVKYNGQERLYTSQPTRKTYEQHQGNSADVNLLLLQTLRAAELTASPVLLSTRSHGRIVTDMPLLSQFNYTIAHVLLPDGELLLDATEPLLPIEMLPERCLNEQGRLLTATGAWVPLASKRNYLEYTKADFKLDDTGTLRGTMRQGYSGYAGLAARQQVLSQGESAYKIQLGRRWTDWQLTNPPTLLELEDPSKAFAVELAMTLPGPETPANLLYLPLMQTVGLSTNPFRHADRFFPVDFSTSRELTQVVSLVLPTRYTVQEKPADLQLALPGNAGKFLYHVAQPTLDRLEITSRLQLTKTSYSPAEYAALREFYSRAIAKHAEMLVLQRK; encoded by the coding sequence ATGCGTCATATTATACTCGGCAGTAGCTTACTGCTGGGGCTGCTGTATGGCTACTCGCCAGCAATGGCACAGAAGGCTACTGCCCCAAAGCCCCCAATATCTTTCGGCGACATATCGGCCGTTGATTTTGCTCCCAATCCTACCCCTCTAGCTGCCGATAGCGCCGCCGAAGCCGAGGTACTGTGCGATTATGGGCAGTCGCGTATTGTAGGCGCCACAGAGAAGTTTCAGGTGGTATTCGACCGCACCACGCGCATTCATATTCTGCGCAAGGCCGGCTACGACTGGGCCACAGTGCGTGTGCCCCTCTACGTGGATAACGAACAGCGCGAAAAGCTTTCCAACCTAAAAGGCTTCACCTACAACCTGGTAGGCGGCAAGGTAGAGAAAACCAAGCTGGACCCCAGCTCGGGCGTATTCAGTGAGAAAATCGACAAAAACCATGTCCTCTACTCTTTCACGCTGCCCAACGTGAAGGAAGGCTCGGTGGTGGAGTTTACCTACACCATTACGTCGGATTTCCTCTTCAACCTTCAGGATTGGCAGTTTCAACACCGCATACCTACCCGCTGGAGCGAGTACCGCGTAGCGCTGCCTTCCTTCTTCCGATACAAGGAAATCACGCACGGCTACCTACCCTTTGCCGCCCACGATCAGGCGTGGGTGCCCTACAGCACCGGCTACCACCAGAATCAGCAAACGGGTTATGGTTCCGTTAATACGGGCCCTACCCAAACAACCAGCATCAGCACGCAGGCGCTGGCCGAGCGTTGGGTGCTGCAAAATGCGCCGGCTTTCCGGGAAGAGCCGTTTATGGCCGCCGCCCAGGACTACATGCGTAGCGTGCACTTCGAGCTGGCCGGCTCCGATTTTACAGGCCATGATTTCCGCGACTTGTCGAACACGTGGGAGAAGATTGGGGCGGCGCTGCTGTCTGACGAGCGGTTTGGTGTGGTGCTCAACCAGAACTCGCCGCTGGCAACTGAGGCCAAGGCCCTGCGCGCCCGCTACCCCGATGCCCGCGCCCGCGCCGAAGCCGTGCTGCGGCTGGTGCAGCAACACGTGAAATACAACGGCCAAGAACGACTCTACACGTCGCAGCCTACCCGCAAAACCTACGAGCAGCACCAAGGCAACTCGGCTGATGTGAACTTGCTGCTGCTGCAAACGCTACGTGCGGCCGAGCTGACCGCCAGCCCCGTGCTGCTCAGCACCCGCAGCCACGGCCGCATCGTGACAGATATGCCCTTGCTTAGCCAGTTCAACTACACCATTGCCCACGTGCTGCTGCCCGATGGCGAGTTGCTACTGGACGCTACCGAGCCGCTGCTACCCATTGAGATGCTGCCAGAGCGTTGCCTCAACGAACAGGGTCGCCTGCTAACGGCCACCGGTGCCTGGGTGCCCCTTGCCAGCAAGCGCAACTACTTGGAATACACCAAGGCCGACTTCAAGCTAGACGATACGGGCACTTTGCGCGGCACGATGCGCCAGGGCTACAGCGGTTATGCCGGGTTGGCTGCCCGACAGCAAGTGCTCAGCCAGGGCGAATCGGCCTACAAAATTCAGCTGGGCCGCCGCTGGACCGACTGGCAGCTGACCAACCCGCCTACCCTACTGGAGCTGGAAGACCCCAGCAAGGCCTTTGCCGTGGAGCTGGCTATGACCCTACCCGGCCCCGAAACGCCGGCCAATCTGCTCTACCTGCCCCTAATGCAAACGGTAGGGCTGAGCACCAACCCCTTCCGCCACGCCGACCGGTTCTTCCCCGTTGATTTCAGCACCAGCCGCGAGCTGACGCAAGTAGTGAGCCTGGTTTTGCCGACCCGCTATACGGTGCAGGAGAAGCCCGCCGATTTGCAGCTGGCCCTACCCGGCAATGCCGGCAAATTTCTCTACCATGTGGCCCAGCCTACGCTTGACCGCCTAGAAATTACCTCGCGCCTGCAACTCACCAAGACCAGCTATAGCCCCGCCGAGTACGCAGCCCTACGCGAGTTCTACAGCCGCGCCATTGCCAAGCACGCCGAAATGCTGGTGCTGCAACGGAAATAA
- a CDS encoding DUF3857 domain-containing protein, with translation MQKLLPHVFLLALAGGLSFTANAQTEPVKFGKLDPQDMDAKNFVADSAAEAVVLCDYGQSRFNVSNGEFKIVFERVTRIKILKKSAYDRATVEVPLYHKGTNEEKLSGLRGFTYNMVNGQLVKEKLASENTFREEKSANVTVRKFTLPNVRVGSVIEYAYTVNSDFLFNFQDWQFQESIPVRWSEYRASIPEYFDYKMLMQGYEPLAISEHPTGQTQYTINTSGSFDDYGNRQSASSQTVSANVTNHRWVMKNVPAFRNEPYMTTSRDFVARIDFELAGTKWPNQGYHSVANSWNKINEELLTEESFGNQAKHASFLKEEIAALKAKHAGNPAALTAAVRHLVHHSVKYNDQDRLYATTTTRRAYDQHNGSAADVNLLLIGALRDAGLTAHPVILSTRDHGRVNTMFPLLSNFNYVIAHVALPDNKEMLVDATEEAMPCGNLPGRCLNGVGRLLLPDATQSRWVDLTPSTRFVDYRKVQLQLDEKGGYTGQVHQEYGGYLGAHHRSRLVKLGEKKFMEELAKGHEGWDIPKYAFKEKETYTAPLALDYELTSTGNEQAADMLYINPMRHFGDSKNPFLHEDRRFPVDFGALMDETNLVTLTLPAGYAVEEMPKPLVVDLPDNGGRFMYSISPSENSLQIMTRMNLRKTVYSAEEYAALRDFYSRLLAKQAEQIVLKKKS, from the coding sequence ATGCAAAAACTACTACCCCATGTGTTTCTACTGGCGCTAGCTGGTGGCCTCTCCTTTACTGCTAACGCTCAAACGGAACCTGTTAAGTTTGGCAAACTCGATCCGCAGGACATGGACGCGAAGAACTTTGTGGCCGACAGCGCCGCCGAGGCTGTCGTGCTCTGCGACTACGGGCAGTCGCGTTTCAACGTATCCAATGGCGAATTTAAAATCGTGTTTGAACGCGTGACGCGCATCAAGATTCTCAAGAAATCGGCCTACGATCGGGCCACGGTGGAGGTGCCGCTGTATCATAAAGGCACCAACGAAGAGAAACTGAGTGGTCTGCGCGGCTTTACTTACAACATGGTGAACGGGCAGCTAGTGAAAGAAAAGCTGGCCAGCGAAAACACTTTCCGCGAAGAAAAATCGGCCAACGTGACGGTGCGAAAGTTTACGTTACCTAACGTGCGCGTGGGCTCCGTGATTGAGTACGCCTACACCGTCAATTCTGACTTCCTGTTCAACTTCCAGGACTGGCAATTTCAGGAGAGCATTCCGGTGCGCTGGAGCGAGTACCGGGCCAGCATCCCGGAGTATTTCGACTACAAAATGCTGATGCAGGGCTACGAGCCGCTGGCTATTAGTGAGCACCCCACTGGCCAGACGCAGTATACGATCAACACCAGTGGCTCTTTTGACGACTACGGCAACCGCCAAAGCGCGAGCAGCCAGACGGTATCGGCCAACGTGACCAACCACCGCTGGGTGATGAAAAACGTGCCGGCGTTCCGCAACGAGCCGTACATGACCACCTCGCGCGACTTTGTGGCCCGCATCGACTTTGAACTGGCCGGCACCAAATGGCCCAACCAGGGCTACCACAGCGTGGCTAACTCCTGGAACAAGATCAACGAAGAACTGCTGACTGAGGAAAGTTTTGGTAACCAAGCGAAGCACGCCAGCTTTCTAAAAGAGGAAATTGCGGCTCTCAAAGCCAAGCATGCCGGCAACCCGGCGGCCCTGACAGCTGCTGTGCGCCACCTGGTGCACCACTCGGTGAAATACAACGACCAGGACCGCCTCTATGCTACCACCACTACCCGCCGGGCCTACGACCAGCACAATGGTAGTGCTGCTGACGTGAACCTGCTGCTGATTGGCGCCCTGCGCGACGCCGGCCTAACGGCCCATCCCGTCATTCTGAGCACCCGCGACCATGGCCGCGTAAATACCATGTTTCCGCTGCTGTCGAATTTCAACTACGTTATTGCCCACGTAGCACTACCCGACAACAAGGAGATGCTAGTAGACGCCACCGAGGAAGCCATGCCCTGCGGCAATCTGCCCGGCCGCTGCCTGAATGGGGTAGGGCGCCTACTACTACCCGATGCGACGCAGTCGCGCTGGGTGGACCTCACGCCCTCTACCCGCTTTGTAGACTACCGCAAGGTGCAGCTGCAATTGGATGAGAAAGGCGGCTATACCGGCCAAGTGCACCAGGAATATGGCGGCTACCTAGGCGCCCACCACCGCTCGCGCTTGGTGAAGCTGGGCGAGAAAAAATTTATGGAAGAGCTAGCTAAGGGCCACGAGGGCTGGGACATTCCGAAGTATGCGTTCAAGGAAAAAGAAACCTATACAGCACCGCTTGCCCTCGACTACGAGCTGACCAGCACCGGCAACGAGCAGGCCGCCGACATGCTGTATATCAACCCCATGCGGCATTTTGGCGACAGCAAAAATCCTTTCCTGCATGAAGACCGTCGCTTTCCGGTGGATTTTGGTGCGCTGATGGACGAAACCAACCTGGTAACGCTTACCCTACCTGCCGGCTACGCGGTAGAGGAAATGCCCAAGCCGCTGGTGGTAGACCTACCCGACAACGGCGGCCGGTTTATGTATTCCATCTCGCCCAGCGAAAATTCTTTGCAGATTATGACCCGCATGAACCTGCGCAAGACGGTGTACTCGGCCGAGGAGTACGCGGCGCTGCGCGACTTCTACTCGCGTCTGCTGGCCAAGCAGGCCGAGCAAATTGTGCTCAAGAAAAAATCGTAA
- a CDS encoding DUF3857 domain-containing protein has protein sequence MRHFSLPCRAVVLSASLFATDTAWAAPAPKYPVSDLPASLRENAHGVVRAYDETLVVKSVSRTVSTVHRAITILDGAGSDWAQLMVPYDQLNSINYLRGAVYDVDGRLIRSLRASDVKDYGLSDGFSLATDNRGRLATLQQSAYPYTVEFDYEITSDNSLFYSTWEPQDEPQLAVEHATFRVLTPAALPLRYQERHLPKGVQAAHSQQSGQEVYQWEVKALAAVEREPDGPPLRDLVPMVVTAPAAFEVQGHAGSAASWQQLGQWSYELNKGRDVLPDDLRTRVAALVKDEKDERARIRKVYEFLQANTRYISVQLGLGGWQTFPASAVSTNGYGDCKALSNYGMALLQAAGITGYCALVRADAPDIHTEFSSSQFNHVILCVPLAATKTAKADTVWLECTSQTAPFGYMGSFTGNRHALLLTPQGGKLVRTPTYGVRENRRERLADVYLDAQGKATAAVRTAYTGLEQDRLSAMLDGLDPAQQKKYITESLTLNNFSITKFNLTANRQQALPMVTEKLDLALPTFASVSGKRLFLAPNLLSRLPALSAPVGGRQSDVWLSHAYTYADTVRIHVPAGLQPENLPAPVQLTTAFGTYSAQLHTLPDGTLQYVRRLQMPRTRFAKEDYPAYVEFRRKISAADKAQIVLLKTDV, from the coding sequence ATGCGTCACTTTTCCCTACCCTGCCGGGCTGTTGTACTGAGCGCCAGTCTGTTTGCTACTGACACTGCCTGGGCCGCACCGGCACCTAAGTACCCAGTGAGCGACCTACCCGCCAGCTTGCGCGAGAATGCCCACGGCGTGGTGCGCGCCTACGACGAAACGCTCGTAGTGAAATCGGTGAGCCGTACGGTGAGTACAGTGCACCGCGCAATTACCATCCTAGACGGCGCCGGGTCTGACTGGGCACAATTGATGGTGCCCTACGATCAGCTTAACAGTATCAACTACCTGCGCGGGGCCGTGTACGACGTCGACGGCCGCCTGATTCGCTCTCTACGCGCTAGCGACGTGAAGGACTACGGCCTCTCCGACGGCTTCAGCCTAGCTACCGACAACCGCGGCCGACTGGCCACGCTGCAACAATCGGCCTACCCCTACACGGTGGAGTTTGACTACGAAATCACTTCCGACAACTCCTTATTTTACAGCACCTGGGAGCCGCAAGATGAGCCGCAGCTAGCCGTAGAGCACGCTACCTTCCGGGTGCTCACGCCTGCGGCCCTACCCTTGCGCTACCAGGAGCGGCACTTGCCTAAGGGCGTACAGGCTGCGCACTCGCAGCAGAGCGGGCAGGAAGTATATCAGTGGGAAGTGAAAGCCCTGGCCGCCGTGGAGCGCGAGCCCGACGGGCCGCCGTTACGCGATTTGGTGCCGATGGTGGTGACGGCCCCCGCTGCTTTTGAGGTGCAGGGCCATGCCGGTAGCGCCGCTTCCTGGCAGCAACTGGGCCAGTGGAGCTACGAGCTGAACAAGGGCCGCGACGTGCTGCCCGACGACTTACGGACCCGCGTGGCGGCACTGGTGAAAGACGAAAAAGACGAGCGCGCTCGCATCCGAAAAGTGTACGAGTTTTTGCAGGCCAATACGCGCTACATTTCGGTGCAGCTAGGGTTAGGCGGCTGGCAGACGTTTCCGGCCTCGGCGGTGAGCACCAACGGCTACGGCGACTGCAAAGCCCTGTCGAACTACGGAATGGCATTGTTGCAGGCAGCCGGCATCACGGGCTACTGTGCCCTGGTGCGCGCCGATGCGCCCGACATTCACACGGAGTTTTCCAGTTCACAGTTCAACCACGTGATACTGTGCGTGCCGCTGGCTGCCACCAAAACCGCTAAGGCCGATACCGTGTGGCTGGAGTGCACCAGCCAAACGGCGCCGTTTGGCTACATGGGCAGCTTCACGGGCAACCGCCATGCGTTGTTGCTCACGCCACAGGGGGGCAAGCTGGTGCGCACGCCTACCTACGGCGTGCGCGAAAACCGCCGCGAGCGGCTGGCCGATGTATATCTGGATGCGCAAGGCAAAGCTACAGCCGCCGTGCGCACAGCCTATACCGGCCTGGAGCAGGACCGCCTCAGCGCCATGCTCGATGGCCTGGACCCAGCCCAACAAAAGAAGTATATCACGGAAAGCCTGACACTGAACAACTTCAGCATCACAAAATTCAACCTGACGGCCAACCGCCAGCAAGCCCTACCCATGGTAACAGAGAAGCTGGACCTCGCGCTGCCCACTTTTGCTTCGGTGAGCGGCAAGCGCTTGTTTCTAGCGCCTAACCTGCTCAGCCGCTTACCCGCCTTATCCGCCCCCGTGGGCGGCCGCCAATCCGATGTGTGGCTGAGCCATGCCTACACCTACGCCGACACAGTACGCATTCACGTGCCGGCCGGGCTACAACCCGAAAATCTGCCGGCGCCAGTGCAGCTTACTACGGCTTTCGGTACGTACTCGGCGCAGCTACATACCCTACCCGATGGCACGTTGCAGTACGTACGCCGGCTGCAAATGCCGCGCACGCGCTTCGCTAAAGAAGACTACCCGGCTTACGTGGAGTTCCGCCGCAAAATCAGCGCGGCCGATAAGGCGCAGATCGTGCTGCTGAAGACGGACGTCTAG
- a CDS encoding reprolysin-like metallopeptidase encodes MQTSTLRRGLLSGLFLLAGLLPAAAQRVLWADASPTVVPKQHTLALNRFRAVAVQLGTVRSTLRTAPSERSAAARQSGTVVSLPLPDGSSQRFRVVATQVMAPALAARYPRIRTYVAHGLDDPTATARLDVSPAGFHAQILAANRTVYIDPAAPGDTVHHLVFDQSSMSRSALGAVCYTPDGLDQHTITKLNRPAAMQRPNGSQLRTYRLAVACTGEYAATKGGTKEGALAGIVTSVNRVDGIYERELAIRMVLIPNNDRLIFLTDSTDRYTNDDGEIMLRQNQAVLTDSIGSANYDIGHVFSTGGGGIAALGSVCVAGVKGMGVTGLPTPVGDAFDVDFVAHEMGHQFGAEHTFNSQLGSCGGGTRSASSAYEPGSGVTIMAYAGICDADNLQDSSIPYFHSSSYDQILDHVTGAGNCAVVTTTSNQAPTANAGANYRIPISTPFTLTGSATDPNGDALTYSWEQYNLGPAGNATTPRGDAPIFRSFAPTSSTSRTFPRVSDLVNNTTTIGELLPTYARRLIFRFVARDNRDGGGAWNMIQ; translated from the coding sequence ATGCAAACTTCTACCCTGCGGCGAGGGCTGCTGAGCGGCTTGTTTTTATTGGCAGGCTTGCTGCCGGCCGCGGCGCAACGCGTGCTGTGGGCCGATGCCTCCCCGACCGTTGTACCCAAACAGCACACCCTGGCGCTGAACCGCTTTCGGGCCGTTGCCGTGCAGCTGGGCACGGTGCGCAGCACCTTACGCACTGCCCCATCCGAGCGTAGCGCGGCCGCCCGGCAGTCGGGCACTGTGGTGTCGTTGCCCCTACCCGATGGCTCCTCCCAGCGGTTTCGGGTGGTGGCCACGCAGGTGATGGCGCCGGCGCTGGCAGCACGCTACCCCCGCATTCGTACCTACGTGGCCCACGGCCTCGACGACCCCACGGCCACGGCCCGCCTCGACGTGTCGCCGGCGGGGTTTCATGCCCAGATCCTGGCAGCCAACCGCACCGTCTACATCGACCCGGCCGCGCCCGGCGATACAGTGCACCATCTGGTATTTGACCAAAGCAGCATGAGCCGCTCGGCGCTGGGTGCGGTGTGCTACACGCCTGATGGCCTGGATCAGCATACAATTACTAAACTGAACCGTCCGGCTGCTATGCAACGGCCCAACGGTAGCCAGCTGCGCACCTACCGGCTGGCGGTAGCTTGCACGGGTGAGTACGCTGCTACCAAAGGAGGCACCAAAGAAGGTGCCCTGGCTGGTATTGTTACCTCCGTAAACCGTGTGGATGGCATTTACGAGCGGGAACTAGCTATTCGCATGGTACTGATTCCCAACAACGACCGGCTGATTTTTCTTACCGACTCCACCGACCGTTATACCAATGACGACGGTGAAATCATGTTGCGGCAAAACCAAGCTGTTCTGACGGACAGCATCGGCTCGGCCAACTATGATATTGGGCACGTGTTCAGCACTGGCGGCGGAGGCATTGCAGCACTGGGCTCCGTATGCGTGGCGGGCGTAAAGGGGATGGGCGTAACAGGCCTACCTACCCCGGTGGGTGATGCCTTCGACGTGGATTTTGTAGCCCACGAAATGGGACACCAATTTGGGGCCGAGCACACCTTTAACAGCCAACTCGGCAGTTGCGGAGGTGGTACCCGATCTGCTTCCTCAGCCTATGAGCCCGGCAGCGGCGTCACGATTATGGCCTACGCCGGTATTTGCGACGCCGACAACCTGCAAGACAGTAGTATCCCCTACTTTCATTCGAGCAGCTATGACCAGATTCTCGACCACGTAACTGGTGCTGGCAACTGTGCTGTGGTAACTACTACCAGCAACCAGGCGCCTACCGCGAATGCGGGCGCCAACTACCGCATTCCCATCAGCACCCCCTTCACACTCACTGGCTCAGCCACCGACCCCAACGGCGACGCGCTGACGTATAGCTGGGAACAGTATAATCTGGGGCCAGCTGGCAACGCTACGACGCCGCGGGGCGATGCGCCTATCTTTCGGTCGTTTGCACCTACTTCTAGTACCAGCCGCACGTTTCCGCGCGTGTCTGACTTGGTGAATAACACCACAACCATTGGAGAGCTGCTACCCACCTATGCGCGGCGGCTGATTTTCCGGTTTGTGGCCCGCGACAACCGCGACGGCGGGGGGGCGTGGAATATGATTCAATGA